One part of the Cystobacter ferrugineus genome encodes these proteins:
- a CDS encoding aldo/keto reductase: MRTRPIPKSGEQLPVVGLGTWQTFDVGPSPAERASQKQVLQRFLAAGARVIDSSPMYGRAETVTGDLLRELGQERTPFLATKVWTSGREEGLTQMRDSLRKMGHGQLDLMQVHNLVDWRTHLPVLREWKKQGRIRYLGVTHYQLGAFDELEKLIRHEALDFVQLPYSIAVRDAEKRLLPAAAEHGTAVLVMRPFESGALFRQVKGKPLPAWAAEFDCTSWAEFFLKYILGHPAVTCPIPATSNPRHLEDNLRAGSGRLPDEKTRARMVEYLGK, translated from the coding sequence ATGCGGACCCGTCCCATCCCCAAGAGTGGTGAGCAACTGCCCGTCGTCGGGCTCGGCACCTGGCAGACGTTCGACGTGGGCCCCTCGCCCGCGGAGCGAGCCTCCCAGAAGCAGGTGCTCCAGCGCTTCCTCGCGGCGGGCGCCCGGGTCATCGACTCCTCGCCCATGTACGGCCGCGCCGAGACGGTGACGGGAGATCTGCTGCGCGAGCTCGGTCAGGAGCGAACCCCCTTCCTGGCCACCAAGGTGTGGACCTCCGGCCGCGAGGAGGGCCTCACGCAGATGCGCGACTCGCTGCGCAAGATGGGCCACGGCCAGTTGGACCTGATGCAGGTGCACAACCTGGTGGACTGGCGCACCCACCTGCCCGTGCTGCGCGAGTGGAAGAAGCAGGGGCGCATCCGCTACCTCGGCGTGACGCACTACCAGCTCGGCGCCTTCGACGAGTTGGAGAAGCTCATCCGCCACGAGGCGCTGGACTTCGTGCAACTGCCCTACTCCATCGCCGTGCGCGACGCGGAGAAGCGGCTGCTCCCCGCCGCCGCCGAGCACGGCACCGCGGTGCTGGTGATGCGGCCCTTCGAGAGCGGAGCGCTCTTCCGCCAGGTCAAGGGCAAACCTCTTCCTGCCTGGGCAGCCGAATTCGACTGTACGAGCTGGGCGGAGTTCTTTCTCAAATACATCCTCGGCCACCCGGCGGTGACCTGCCCCATCCCCGCCACCAGCAATCCCCGTCACCTGGAAGACAATCTGCGCGCGGGCAGCGGACGGCTCCCCGATGAGAAGACCCGGGCGCGCATGGTGGAGTACCTCGGGAAATGA
- a CDS encoding glycosyl hydrolase, translating into MTRFNPIRSIAPLLWLLCLAGVSAQAQTKSTKRGVAYGYHSAEDMKALSKGISWWYNWAPTPEAGAASVASSVGVSFVPMVWGGTPNADQLAASIPAGTQYLLGFNEPNFKSQARKTPSEAAALWPILEEVARRKNLKLASPAVNYCGDCVSEGGVTFTDPVVYLDAFFAKCTNCQVDYVAVHWYACDLSALKWYIGLFKKYNKPIWLTEFACGDRPHDQITLDVQKKYMTDAVTYLESEPAVFRYSWFSGRNNEIPNINLLGASGQLTELGNLYVSLPAGGSTPLPTGNKLTPVAATASSTENGGTAAANAIDGNLSTRWSSAFADPQYLQLDLGAAKKITGVRLTWEAAYGKDYQVQVSNDAATWTTVATVVGGDGGVDDHTGLSATARYVRIHGTKRSTGYGYSLFEVELFGTP; encoded by the coding sequence ATGACTCGATTCAACCCCATTCGCTCCATCGCGCCCCTGTTGTGGTTGCTGTGTCTGGCCGGTGTCTCCGCCCAGGCGCAAACCAAGAGCACCAAGCGAGGCGTGGCCTATGGCTATCACTCCGCCGAGGACATGAAGGCCCTCTCCAAGGGAATCAGCTGGTGGTACAACTGGGCCCCCACGCCCGAGGCGGGTGCCGCCAGCGTGGCCTCCTCGGTGGGCGTCTCGTTCGTGCCCATGGTCTGGGGCGGCACGCCGAACGCGGATCAACTGGCCGCCTCCATCCCCGCGGGCACCCAGTACCTGCTCGGCTTCAACGAGCCCAACTTCAAGAGCCAGGCCAGGAAGACGCCCAGCGAGGCGGCGGCGCTCTGGCCCATTCTGGAGGAGGTGGCCCGCCGCAAGAACCTCAAGCTGGCATCCCCCGCCGTCAACTACTGCGGAGATTGTGTCTCCGAAGGTGGCGTGACCTTCACGGATCCCGTGGTCTATCTGGATGCCTTCTTCGCCAAGTGCACCAATTGCCAGGTGGATTACGTCGCCGTGCACTGGTACGCGTGCGACCTGAGCGCGCTCAAGTGGTACATCGGCCTGTTCAAGAAGTACAACAAGCCCATCTGGCTGACCGAGTTCGCCTGCGGAGACCGGCCGCACGATCAGATCACCCTGGACGTGCAAAAGAAATACATGACGGACGCCGTCACCTACCTCGAGAGCGAGCCCGCCGTCTTCCGCTACTCGTGGTTCTCCGGCCGCAACAACGAGATTCCCAACATCAACCTGCTCGGCGCGTCGGGGCAGCTCACGGAGCTGGGCAACCTGTACGTCTCCCTGCCCGCGGGCGGCAGCACCCCACTCCCCACGGGCAACAAGCTGACGCCGGTGGCGGCCACGGCCTCCTCCACCGAGAACGGCGGCACCGCCGCGGCCAATGCCATCGATGGCAACCTGAGCACCCGCTGGAGCAGTGCCTTCGCGGATCCGCAGTACCTCCAGCTCGACCTGGGCGCCGCGAAGAAGATCACCGGCGTGCGGCTCACCTGGGAGGCGGCCTACGGCAAGGACTACCAGGTCCAGGTGTCCAACGACGCCGCGACCTGGACGACCGTGGCCACGGTGGTGGGCGGGGATGGCGGCGTGGATGACCACACCGGCCTGTCCGCCACCGCCCGCTACGTGCGCATCCACGGCACGAAGCGCTCCACCGGGTACGGCTACTCCCTCTTCGAGGTGGAGCTGTTCGGCACGCCGTAG
- a CDS encoding DUF1015 family protein has product MARVLPFSALLPSLESHLLADDGGGSFSAPPRSASVRPLLDRVDPTAELGRWRAAGAVLRDSRPALYLAEVPAQEGPLGAPPVRFLLCALAPDAADPLESDPYRPRSAQVEPAITLAADDHGILRGLLAEAAERSSVVWQGTFQGEPLTLRRIEPSAVARRIQAVLDEAPLRPLAELDERRPSLAAIVPLSDPGLHFEPVHRGLQGLDTFHEDTFLTLVAAYARVYELDEPLTSARGVSHARERLATLVRGQHAVLLVLPGGRGKILRFRQGLDLAHLKAAPRNPTLRSLDLALLNALVLRTVLGIKEPEAPGHPNVFAVRGLESLVRGVEEGKFQAGFALNPPPLWEVRAVMEAAQTLPSKTLRVEPAPPAGLLFLDPEA; this is encoded by the coding sequence ATGGCGCGTGTCCTTCCCTTCTCCGCTCTGCTTCCCTCGCTCGAGTCCCATCTGTTGGCCGATGACGGAGGCGGCTCCTTCAGCGCGCCGCCCCGGTCCGCCTCGGTGCGTCCGCTGTTGGATCGGGTGGATCCCACGGCGGAGCTGGGCCGCTGGCGGGCGGCGGGAGCGGTGCTGCGTGACAGCCGGCCCGCCCTGTACCTGGCCGAGGTGCCCGCCCAGGAGGGCCCGCTGGGCGCGCCTCCGGTGCGCTTCCTGCTGTGCGCGCTCGCGCCCGACGCGGCCGATCCCCTGGAGAGCGATCCCTACCGGCCCCGCTCCGCCCAGGTGGAGCCCGCCATCACCCTGGCGGCCGATGATCACGGCATCCTCCGGGGCCTGCTGGCGGAGGCGGCCGAGCGCAGCAGCGTGGTGTGGCAGGGGACGTTCCAGGGGGAGCCCCTCACCCTGCGCCGCATCGAGCCGTCCGCGGTGGCCCGGCGCATCCAGGCGGTGCTCGATGAGGCGCCGCTGCGGCCCCTGGCGGAGCTCGACGAGCGCCGGCCGAGCCTCGCGGCCATCGTGCCCCTGTCGGATCCGGGACTGCACTTCGAGCCCGTGCACCGAGGCCTCCAAGGCCTGGACACCTTCCACGAGGACACCTTCCTCACGCTCGTGGCGGCCTACGCGCGCGTCTACGAGCTCGACGAGCCGCTGACGAGCGCGCGGGGCGTGAGCCACGCACGCGAGCGGCTGGCCACGCTGGTGCGCGGACAGCACGCGGTGCTGCTGGTGCTGCCCGGGGGGAGGGGGAAGATCCTCCGCTTCCGGCAGGGGTTGGACTTGGCGCACCTGAAGGCGGCCCCGCGCAATCCCACGCTGCGCAGCCTGGATCTGGCGCTGCTCAACGCGCTGGTGCTGCGCACGGTGCTGGGCATCAAGGAGCCCGAGGCACCCGGGCACCCGAACGTGTTCGCGGTGCGGGGCCTCGAGTCGCTGGTGCGGGGAGTGGAGGAGGGGAAGTTCCAGGCGGGCTTCGCCCTCAACCCTCCGCCGCTGTGGGAGGTGCGCGCGGTGATGGAGGCCGCGCAGACGCTCCCGTCGAAGACGCTGCGGGTGGAGCCCGCGCCCCCCGCGGGCCTGCTCTTCCTCGATCCCGAGGCCTGA
- a CDS encoding polyhydroxyalkanoic acid system family protein yields the protein MGTMKFEIPHTLNKDDARKRVEQLLQYWKSKYGVQSNWSGDGAKVTGKVMGISLDANFTITDGVIQGEGTDPGMLLRSKAKSYIQDKFASVLDASKSTDDVNKGLA from the coding sequence ATGGGCACGATGAAGTTCGAGATCCCCCACACCCTCAACAAGGACGATGCGAGGAAGCGCGTCGAGCAGCTCCTTCAGTACTGGAAGAGCAAGTACGGCGTGCAGTCGAACTGGTCGGGCGACGGGGCGAAGGTGACCGGCAAGGTGATGGGCATCAGCCTGGACGCCAACTTCACCATCACCGACGGCGTCATCCAGGGCGAGGGCACGGACCCGGGCATGCTGCTGCGCAGCAAGGCCAAGTCCTACATCCAGGACAAGTTCGCCAGCGTGCTGGATGCGTCCAAGAGCACCGACGACGTGAACAAGGGCCTCGCCTGA
- a CDS encoding CheR family methyltransferase, whose amino-acid sequence MLTVTSRALQQLASLLLERAGLKITPDGYHSLRLALSTRMPLSGLEDSEEYVNRLRTQEDELRKLLPLVTVGHTEFFRDPKQFSALENRILPEALARARRETRRVSIWSAGCATGEEPYSVAMVLAELGALPIEVDLWATDLNLAAVEAARQGRFSSRRVASIPTDRRTRFFRQVPGGYEIVSSLKDYVRFDGQNLAVPVFEKVKPESLDLILCRNVIIYFDLPTICALMDRFLAALRPGALLLLGYSESLFKVYDRFEMVEMEGSFIYRRPVKPLEPRTPGAGSKPVALGTQPSATPPRPAAPTPPKPRPTVRTPAMLPSTEALQQTLDASDMKTPTRRTPALSAEFIQAARTRPTNEMPAWSLMLSPGERLNAAVRMIERGDFVSAVATVEQLLVDEPNHLDALLTIGNLYSLTGRINDAREAFNQALHREPLCVEARVFGGLAALQAGELPEARSELGKALFLEPSLAIGHYLMAQVHERLSDHEAARRSYRNAISQLRFPQRPLAGHYPELPDSAEAISRAARYALAALEEGPPR is encoded by the coding sequence ATGCTGACAGTGACCTCCCGGGCCCTGCAGCAACTGGCCTCCCTGCTGCTGGAGCGCGCGGGGCTGAAGATCACCCCGGACGGCTACCACAGCCTGCGCCTGGCGCTGTCCACGCGCATGCCCCTGTCGGGGCTCGAGGACTCCGAGGAGTACGTCAATCGCCTGCGCACCCAGGAGGACGAGCTGCGCAAGCTCCTGCCGCTCGTCACCGTGGGCCACACGGAGTTCTTCCGCGATCCCAAGCAGTTCAGCGCGCTGGAGAACCGCATCCTCCCGGAGGCGCTGGCGCGCGCGCGGCGCGAGACGCGCCGGGTGTCCATCTGGTCCGCGGGCTGCGCCACCGGGGAGGAGCCCTACAGCGTGGCCATGGTGCTCGCCGAGCTGGGCGCGCTGCCCATCGAGGTGGACCTGTGGGCCACGGATCTCAACCTCGCCGCCGTGGAGGCCGCCAGACAGGGCCGCTTCTCCTCGCGGCGCGTGGCCAGCATCCCCACCGATCGCCGCACGCGCTTCTTCCGGCAGGTGCCCGGGGGGTATGAGATCGTCTCCTCGCTCAAGGACTACGTGCGCTTCGACGGGCAGAACCTCGCGGTTCCCGTCTTCGAGAAGGTCAAGCCCGAGTCGTTGGATCTCATCCTCTGCCGCAACGTCATCATCTACTTCGACCTGCCCACCATCTGCGCGCTGATGGACCGCTTCCTCGCGGCACTGCGGCCCGGAGCGCTCTTGCTGCTGGGCTACTCGGAGAGCCTCTTCAAGGTCTACGACCGCTTCGAGATGGTGGAGATGGAGGGCTCGTTCATCTACCGCCGGCCCGTCAAACCCCTGGAGCCGCGCACTCCCGGCGCGGGCTCCAAGCCCGTGGCCCTGGGCACGCAGCCTTCCGCGACGCCGCCCCGGCCGGCGGCACCGACCCCGCCCAAGCCCCGGCCGACCGTCCGCACGCCCGCGATGCTCCCGTCCACCGAGGCCCTGCAGCAGACGTTGGACGCCTCGGACATGAAGACGCCCACGCGCCGCACGCCCGCGCTGAGCGCCGAGTTCATCCAGGCCGCGCGTACGCGCCCCACCAACGAGATGCCCGCCTGGAGCCTGATGCTCTCGCCCGGCGAGCGGCTCAACGCGGCCGTGCGGATGATCGAGCGCGGTGACTTCGTGTCCGCGGTGGCCACCGTGGAGCAGCTCCTGGTGGATGAGCCCAACCACCTGGATGCGCTGCTCACCATCGGCAACCTCTACTCGCTCACGGGGCGGATCAACGACGCGCGCGAGGCCTTCAACCAGGCGCTCCACCGCGAGCCGTTGTGCGTGGAGGCGCGGGTGTTCGGCGGGCTCGCGGCGCTCCAGGCCGGGGAGCTGCCCGAGGCGCGTTCCGAGCTCGGCAAGGCGCTCTTCCTGGAGCCCTCGCTCGCCATCGGCCACTACCTCATGGCGCAGGTGCACGAGCGCTTGAGCGATCACGAGGCGGCGCGGCGCAGCTACCGCAACGCCATCTCGCAGCTACGCTTCCCCCAGCGGCCCCTGGCCGGCCACTACCCGGAGCTGCCGGACTCGGCCGAGGCCATCTCCCGCGCGGCCCGCTACGCGCTCGCCGCGCTGGAGGAAGGGCCCCCGCGCTAG
- a CDS encoding chemotaxis protein CheB produces MDVGASAYRVLLVGEVFRSASRGLFDGSVLAPSGNVCGFAEALEGVQRLHPDVVVVDLSGPESLQAIARVMVERPVPVLALHPGLLSDAEAFQALASGAVEVVSRPAEPGTEFWHTVSRKLMLLAEVRVSRPVQGQSKPVRPAPSEAPYPLVAIASSLGGPKALSVLLKTLPQDFPAPVCICQHISEGFTEGLAQWLGASSSLRVVEASEGDAMVPGSVYIAPSGSHLLVRSGGLLSLDPGPPVRGFRPSCDVLLTSAAATFGTRVLGVILTGMGRDGARGLKEIRERGGRTIAQDKATCAVYGMPKEAVRLGAAEEVLPLDRIGPTLTQWVRTC; encoded by the coding sequence TTGGACGTCGGTGCATCCGCATACCGGGTGTTGCTCGTGGGCGAGGTGTTCCGGAGCGCCTCGCGAGGACTGTTCGATGGGAGCGTGCTCGCCCCATCGGGCAACGTCTGTGGCTTCGCCGAGGCGCTCGAGGGCGTGCAGCGGCTTCACCCGGACGTGGTCGTGGTGGACCTGTCCGGGCCGGAGTCGCTCCAGGCCATCGCCCGCGTCATGGTGGAGCGGCCCGTGCCCGTGCTCGCGCTGCACCCGGGGCTGCTCTCCGATGCCGAGGCCTTCCAGGCGCTCGCCTCGGGGGCCGTGGAGGTGGTGTCCCGGCCGGCCGAGCCTGGCACCGAGTTCTGGCACACGGTGAGCCGCAAGTTGATGCTGCTCGCCGAGGTGCGCGTGTCGCGCCCCGTCCAGGGCCAGTCCAAGCCCGTGCGCCCCGCTCCCTCCGAGGCGCCGTACCCCCTGGTGGCCATCGCCTCGTCGCTCGGCGGGCCCAAGGCGCTCTCCGTGCTGCTCAAGACCCTGCCCCAGGATTTTCCCGCCCCCGTGTGCATCTGCCAGCACATCAGTGAGGGCTTCACCGAGGGGCTCGCGCAGTGGTTGGGTGCCAGCTCGTCGTTGCGCGTGGTGGAGGCCTCCGAAGGAGACGCCATGGTGCCCGGCTCCGTCTATATCGCCCCCTCGGGCTCGCACCTGCTGGTGCGCTCGGGGGGCCTGTTGTCGCTGGATCCGGGGCCGCCGGTGCGCGGCTTCCGGCCCTCGTGTGACGTGCTGCTCACGTCGGCGGCGGCGACCTTCGGCACGCGCGTGCTGGGCGTCATCCTCACCGGCATGGGCCGCGACGGCGCCCGGGGGCTCAAGGAGATCCGCGAGCGCGGCGGCCGCACCATCGCCCAGGACAAGGCGACGTGCGCCGTGTACGGAATGCCCAAGGAAGCCGTGCGGCTGGGTGCCGCCGAGGAAGTCCTTCCACTCGATCGCATCGGACCAACCCTCACCCAGTGGGTGCGCACATGCTGA